The window CTGGATGGTTATGAGGTTCTCTGCGCCTTTGATGGACGAAGTGGCCTCGAAATGGCAAAAAAATATCGTCCTGATCTCATCCTACTGGATCTCAACCTACCTGATATCGATGGCATCAAGGTCTGCCAGATCATGCGGCGAGAATTTGACTTTCCTATCCTGATGCTGACAGCAAGAGATGGGATTTCTGATAAGGTCCTGGGCTTGGAATGTGGCGCCGATGATTACGTGGTCAAGCCTTTCAACGCCCTGGAACTTTCGGCCAGAATCAAGGCCATATTGAAGAGGGTGGAAAGAAGCGTACTCAAGGACCGTTACAAGACTAGAGACTTCTCCATAGATTTTCGCTCCAGGAAGATATCAATCAGAGGGGAGGAGACCAAGCTCACCAAGACTGAGTTTGAATTACTGAAGCTCTTCATCTCTTATCCCGGTGAAGCTCTCTCCCGCGAGTTTATCCAGAATCAGATCTGGCGAGACTCCCAATTGTATCAACACAGCCGCGTCGTCGATGTGCACGTGCAGCGGTTGAGAAAGAAGATCGAGGTAGATGTGGACAACCCCCAGTACATAAGAACCGTTGCTGGAGTGGGCTACAAATTCCA of the Deltaproteobacteria bacterium genome contains:
- a CDS encoding response regulator transcription factor; its protein translation is MRDAAIHKRHAILVIDDDEDIVQTITGNLELDGYEVLCAFDGRSGLEMAKKYRPDLILLDLNLPDIDGIKVCQIMRREFDFPILMLTARDGISDKVLGLECGADDYVVKPFNALELSARIKAILKRVERSVLKDRYKTRDFSIDFRSRKISIRGEETKLTKTEFELLKLFISYPGEALSREFIQNQIWRDSQLYQHSRVVDVHVQRLRKKIEVDVDNPQYIRTVAGVGYKFQGL